One genomic region from Pseudomonas sp. R5-89-07 encodes:
- a CDS encoding LysE family translocator, with the protein MSINVMAAFWAVSLLLVLTPGADWAYAIAAGMRGRRVVIPAVVGIMSAHLAATLAVAAGVGGLVTSTPGALSLLTVAGTVYLAWMGIGMLRHPGVLVQAEAQTSTSRFQWALKGACLAGLNPKLFLFFLALLPQFTSLSAAWPVPVQIICLGLLHIAGCSLVYLAVGFGAGVLLRSRPVAARRVNQVSGVVMIVLAVALTAERLFVQ; encoded by the coding sequence ATGAGTATTAACGTCATGGCCGCATTCTGGGCCGTTTCTTTGCTGCTGGTGCTAACACCGGGCGCTGACTGGGCCTATGCCATTGCCGCTGGCATGCGGGGACGCCGAGTGGTCATTCCGGCGGTCGTCGGCATAATGTCTGCACACTTGGCCGCCACATTGGCGGTGGCGGCTGGCGTCGGTGGTCTGGTGACGAGCACACCGGGCGCGCTATCTCTGCTGACCGTGGCCGGCACGGTCTACCTCGCCTGGATGGGTATCGGCATGCTCAGGCATCCCGGTGTGCTGGTTCAGGCTGAAGCGCAAACGTCGACCAGCCGATTTCAATGGGCATTGAAAGGCGCTTGCTTGGCCGGGTTGAACCCTAAGCTGTTTCTGTTTTTCCTGGCCCTCTTGCCGCAATTCACAAGCTTGAGCGCAGCGTGGCCGGTGCCGGTGCAAATCATCTGCCTGGGACTGCTGCACATTGCTGGCTGCAGTCTCGTTTATCTGGCTGTCGGATTCGGTGCCGGCGTGCTACTGCGCAGTCGACCTGTTGCAGCCAGGCGCGTCAACCAGGTATCCGGGGTCGTGATGATTGTACTGGCCGTCGCGCTGACGGCCGAACGCTTGTTCGTACAATAA
- a CDS encoding alpha/beta fold hydrolase, translating into MQTSNAVSSQWGDGHQLAVVMSPVMPLWDKGQFFQPMIAPLVEAGYRVVVFDTLSLLADESESLEDFSRRWMHVLSDLGHIDLLVGSALGGAVVQALLGSRLAPHVSNVLLLSSPALADGILDGRLGKMADLALLGDLEQALQLLDQLVQPATRIHPCGPIDIDQASAALQARRLHLGFRLLNRLDLRQASHNFPGALLTVYGEQSQLVRSINVHINEQARHYRLPIPDGGMRPLLDAPALVIRTVRDHLGINLEVAA; encoded by the coding sequence ATGCAAACATCCAATGCAGTCAGCAGCCAATGGGGCGACGGCCATCAACTGGCGGTGGTCATGTCACCGGTCATGCCCCTATGGGATAAAGGCCAGTTTTTCCAACCCATGATCGCCCCATTGGTAGAAGCAGGTTACCGGGTGGTTGTATTCGACACGTTATCGCTGCTGGCCGACGAAAGTGAATCGCTTGAGGATTTTTCGCGACGTTGGATGCATGTCCTGTCGGATCTGGGCCACATCGATCTGCTGGTAGGCTCAGCTCTGGGTGGCGCGGTCGTTCAAGCGCTACTCGGCAGCCGTCTCGCACCGCATGTCAGTAATGTACTGTTGCTGTCCTCGCCCGCCCTGGCGGATGGAATTCTAGACGGTCGGCTGGGGAAGATGGCTGATCTGGCCCTGCTCGGCGATCTCGAACAAGCGCTCCAACTACTCGACCAACTCGTACAACCGGCTACCCGGATACACCCCTGCGGGCCGATCGACATTGACCAAGCCAGTGCAGCACTCCAGGCAAGGCGCCTGCATCTGGGTTTCCGGCTACTCAATCGCCTCGACCTGCGCCAAGCCAGCCACAACTTCCCTGGCGCGTTATTGACGGTCTACGGCGAACAGTCACAGCTGGTACGCAGTATCAATGTGCATATCAACGAACAGGCCCGCCATTACCGGTTACCCATACCCGATGGCGGCATGCGCCCATTGCTTGATGCGCCGGCATTGGTCATTCGCACCGTGCGCGACCACTTGGGCATCAACCTGGAGGTGGCCGCATGA
- a CDS encoding Lrp/AsnC family transcriptional regulator, with translation MQEDTKAVRRPRGDHAELDAIDRKLLGLLAQNAELSYKELSAHVHLSAPAIHERVKRLKQRGVIRATVALLDGPMIGRDLLAFVHLETSNWETTRRVLEMSAFPQIEEIHTVAGDTAMILKVRTENSAELENMLGALHRLEGFKAVKTFIALGTYLERGPLPA, from the coding sequence ATGCAGGAAGATACGAAGGCCGTTCGGCGCCCGCGCGGCGACCATGCAGAACTCGATGCAATCGACCGAAAGCTGTTAGGTCTTTTGGCACAAAACGCTGAACTCAGTTACAAGGAGCTCAGCGCGCACGTTCATTTATCTGCGCCGGCTATCCATGAGCGGGTCAAACGCTTGAAGCAAAGGGGTGTCATTCGAGCGACAGTTGCGTTACTGGATGGGCCGATGATCGGCAGAGACCTGCTTGCCTTCGTGCATCTGGAAACGAGCAACTGGGAAACCACCCGGCGTGTGCTGGAGATGTCTGCTTTCCCGCAGATTGAAGAGATTCATACCGTTGCGGGTGATACCGCCATGATTCTGAAGGTGCGCACGGAAAACTCGGCGGAACTGGAAAACATGCTAGGCGCGCTACATCGCCTGGAGGGTTTCAAAGCCGTGAAGACGTTTATTGCCTTGGGTACTTATCTTGAGCGCGGCCCGCTGCCGGCGTAG
- a CDS encoding nitronate monooxygenase family protein, with amino-acid sequence MAELNTRLTHSFNISHPIVLAPMGGASGAKLATAVSKAGGLGLVGASYGDEQWMRAELAPMRELRQPWGVGLVMFTVARNMALLDLALEYGPNAVALSFGDPAAFVPIIHRAGAKAIVQIHELDQASAALDAGADALIVQGAEAGGHSLRRGLMPLLPAVQDRVGDHIPLIAAGGIADGRGVAAALMLGADGVMLGTRFLASEEALPSAAFKKRLIESSTSDTVRTRIFDLVRGIEWPEHYSGRAIANRFSQAWLGHDETLREAPDSIRQDYAKAVLADDLEQRAIWAGEVLDLVSDIKPARQIVHDLLSETTRILRNSQQLLALDKIA; translated from the coding sequence ATGGCTGAGCTCAACACGCGCCTCACACATAGTTTCAACATCTCCCACCCTATCGTCCTCGCGCCCATGGGGGGTGCCTCGGGAGCAAAACTGGCCACTGCAGTCTCCAAGGCCGGAGGGTTGGGGCTGGTCGGCGCCAGCTATGGCGACGAGCAGTGGATGCGCGCGGAGCTGGCGCCCATGCGGGAATTGAGGCAACCATGGGGTGTTGGCCTGGTGATGTTTACCGTCGCTCGAAACATGGCGCTTCTGGACCTGGCGCTGGAGTACGGACCGAACGCCGTCGCACTATCATTTGGCGATCCTGCGGCATTCGTGCCGATCATCCATCGGGCTGGCGCGAAAGCCATCGTACAGATCCATGAGCTGGACCAGGCCAGTGCGGCCCTGGACGCTGGGGCTGATGCACTGATTGTCCAAGGCGCCGAGGCCGGCGGGCACAGCTTGCGCCGCGGCCTGATGCCATTGTTGCCCGCGGTGCAGGATCGGGTCGGGGACCACATCCCGCTGATCGCGGCCGGCGGCATCGCAGATGGGCGTGGCGTGGCAGCGGCGCTGATGCTAGGTGCCGACGGGGTCATGCTGGGCACACGCTTCCTCGCTTCAGAAGAGGCCCTGCCCTCGGCCGCGTTCAAGAAGCGCCTGATCGAATCCAGCACGTCGGACACGGTGCGCACTCGAATTTTCGACCTGGTGCGCGGCATCGAATGGCCTGAACACTACAGTGGCCGGGCTATTGCCAACCGCTTTTCGCAAGCGTGGCTGGGCCACGATGAGACGCTGCGAGAGGCGCCGGATTCGATCCGTCAGGACTACGCCAAAGCGGTCCTCGCTGACGATCTTGAACAACGAGCGATCTGGGCAGGTGAGGTTCTGGATCTGGTAAGCGATATCAAGCCGGCTCGCCAGATCGTCCATGACCTGCTGAGCGAAACGACGCGAATCTTGCGCAACAGTCAGCAACTGCTGGCGCTCGATAAAATCGCCTGA
- a CDS encoding antibiotic biosynthesis monooxygenase, with protein sequence MTQIEQFQAPKSGEDQAIFLVNVVHVNPGQQEAALAVLRDTVQYVAQTYPDFQWSRLYKSLDGKTVINQAQWSSKEAFDSLFQDESFMSRYSGLKDTGTWEFHLYQVSDFIPQALTAALIAE encoded by the coding sequence ATGACTCAGATCGAACAATTCCAGGCACCAAAATCGGGCGAAGACCAGGCCATTTTTCTGGTGAACGTCGTCCATGTGAATCCGGGCCAGCAAGAGGCCGCCCTCGCCGTACTGCGCGATACCGTCCAGTACGTGGCGCAAACCTACCCGGACTTCCAATGGAGCCGGCTGTACAAGAGCCTCGATGGAAAGACGGTCATCAACCAGGCGCAATGGAGCAGCAAGGAAGCGTTCGACTCGTTGTTTCAGGACGAGTCATTCATGTCGCGTTATTCAGGGCTCAAGGACACCGGGACCTGGGAATTTCATCTTTATCAGGTGAGCGACTTCATTCCCCAGGCGCTGACCGCAGCGCTCATTGCCGAGTGA
- a CDS encoding DUF6282 family protein, translating to MSHPRRLSETDFIDVHYHAGPDAYLRRHGVMAAGRRYGQLNGWVVLKNHLGCSASQAWEARQEGLPVSGSVVLNEIAGGIDFRVVQRSLCHHGESEARLIVHLPTVTGRTHQSRLKRNSGHWILDKYPIRPLTVSHEGKLSEQTLDVLRMARDYPIVISTGHSDAQEVRLLVDAAVRLDVPRLMLNQPANPLTGLDANALLELAQAPMVYTEQTALTYLLGYQPWEDVSRVLCEVPRALYSSDLGQTSQPDIEQWQVDSSLWFEKMGIGSERAQQISQGNARKLLQQEP from the coding sequence ATGAGCCATCCGCGGCGTTTATCCGAGACTGACTTCATCGATGTGCATTATCACGCCGGCCCAGACGCCTATCTGCGGCGTCATGGCGTGATGGCGGCGGGTCGGCGCTACGGCCAGTTGAACGGCTGGGTGGTGTTGAAGAACCATCTGGGCTGCAGCGCTTCACAAGCCTGGGAGGCCCGACAGGAGGGGCTTCCCGTGTCCGGTTCGGTGGTGCTCAACGAAATCGCCGGTGGTATCGATTTCAGGGTGGTACAACGTTCGCTATGCCATCACGGAGAGAGCGAAGCGCGGCTGATCGTTCACCTCCCCACCGTGACAGGCCGCACTCACCAGTCCCGCCTCAAACGCAACAGCGGTCATTGGATCCTGGATAAATACCCCATTCGACCGCTGACCGTCAGCCATGAAGGGAAGTTGAGCGAACAAACCTTGGATGTGCTGCGGATGGCCCGAGACTACCCCATCGTCATTTCTACCGGTCATTCCGACGCTCAGGAAGTTCGTTTGCTGGTAGACGCAGCCGTACGGCTGGATGTCCCCAGATTGATGCTCAACCAACCAGCCAACCCCTTGACCGGGTTGGACGCCAATGCCCTGCTGGAATTGGCTCAGGCCCCCATGGTCTACACCGAACAAACTGCCCTGACCTACCTGCTCGGCTATCAGCCATGGGAAGACGTGAGCAGGGTCCTGTGCGAAGTTCCCAGGGCGCTGTACAGTTCCGACCTCGGCCAGACCTCTCAACCAGATATCGAACAATGGCAGGTAGACAGCTCGCTGTGGTTTGAAAAAATGGGCATCGGCAGTGAGCGAGCGCAGCAGATCAGCCAAGGGAACGCGCGCAAACTGCTGCAACAGGAGCCGTAG
- a CDS encoding flavin reductase family protein: MSGYSQARSASGNVTALPIASDVESVELADQFKNAMRRLTSSVAIIASRDGDDPVGMVATAVISVSTTPPALLICINRGASLHTPLMLSGRFSVNLLSATHSALVPVFAGQVKGPERFAHGQWEDIQGLPCLADAQSSLICTLDKRLSYGTHDVIIGRVDAVRFAEPINPLLWENGSPAISARLTQ, translated from the coding sequence ATGAGCGGATACTCCCAGGCCCGCAGTGCTTCGGGCAACGTTACGGCCTTGCCGATCGCCAGCGACGTCGAGTCTGTCGAATTGGCGGATCAGTTCAAGAACGCCATGCGCAGGTTGACATCAAGCGTGGCGATCATCGCCAGTCGCGACGGCGATGACCCGGTAGGCATGGTCGCGACGGCAGTGATCTCAGTCAGCACCACTCCCCCTGCACTGCTGATTTGCATCAACCGCGGCGCCAGCCTGCACACCCCGCTCATGCTGTCCGGGCGCTTTAGCGTCAACTTGCTGAGCGCGACCCATAGCGCACTGGTGCCGGTGTTCGCGGGCCAGGTCAAAGGTCCTGAACGTTTCGCCCACGGTCAGTGGGAAGACATTCAAGGCCTTCCCTGCCTGGCGGATGCGCAATCGAGCCTTATCTGCACCCTGGACAAACGCCTCAGCTACGGTACCCACGACGTAATCATCGGCCGCGTTGACGCAGTCCGGTTCGCCGAGCCTATCAATCCACTGCTTTGGGAAAACGGTAGCCCGGCGATATCCGCCCGGCTGACGCAATGA
- a CDS encoding MarR family winged helix-turn-helix transcriptional regulator yields MTTKNKVQDTHMSVQMKDLHRSLISIVSVMNRPRNDERLIAQAGVHLDQALFRLLVVIERVGPIGVVDLAGRLGRDYTTISRQVSKLERMELVIRHENSEDRRMREAVVSAKGKAVTDKIDQARERLARDIFQDWAAEDINCLVRLMRQFAQALEQGTEAG; encoded by the coding sequence ATGACTACGAAAAATAAAGTGCAAGATACACATATGTCGGTGCAGATGAAGGATCTCCACCGGTCATTGATCTCGATCGTGAGCGTAATGAACCGGCCTCGCAACGATGAGCGATTGATCGCGCAAGCGGGTGTCCATCTGGATCAGGCGCTCTTTCGTCTGCTGGTGGTCATTGAGCGGGTAGGGCCGATAGGCGTCGTGGATCTGGCAGGTCGCCTGGGCCGGGACTATACGACCATCAGCCGCCAGGTTTCCAAGCTTGAGCGCATGGAATTAGTGATCCGACACGAGAACTCGGAAGATCGCCGAATGCGCGAGGCGGTGGTGTCTGCCAAGGGTAAGGCCGTCACCGATAAGATCGACCAGGCGCGCGAGCGCCTGGCACGAGACATCTTTCAGGACTGGGCTGCCGAAGACATCAACTGCCTGGTGCGCCTGATGCGTCAATTCGCGCAGGCCCTGGAACAGGGCACGGAGGCGGGCTAG
- a CDS encoding FAD-dependent oxidoreductase, translating to MREPVDVLICGAGAAGLTLAIDLARRGVNFALIEKRPAAFLGSRGKGIQPRTQEVFEDLGILDRVMAAGGSYPNIRKYAPNGSHVDQPVSIAAEPTPAEPYCLALMIPQFKTEAILRERLIELGHAPAFGVELTAMVVGTYGINAILATADGEHPLQARYLVGADGGRSFVRSTLGIDFAGKTLGVRAIVADVELDGLSRDVWHQFEGGGAGPLAICPLAGTDLFQIQAPVPLEGEIDLCAAALTERVALHTGRTDITVNSVVWSSTYSMNARLAERYRDGPVFLVGDAAHVHPPTGGQGLNTSVQDAYNLGWKLAAVLAGAPEALLETYETERRPVAEDVLGLSTRLLAGFKTGDNRRPREAQQLDIGYRHSPLSLPSQAADSKLAPGDRAPDAIVRRASGSPTRLFNLFQGTHWTLLVNGPSNFAPRTGLHIHSIGPGSEIEDHLGQFARCYSLDEGCAVLVRPDGYLAGFFSKDQPAALGAYLSRHTHSTLIGG from the coding sequence ATGCGTGAGCCTGTAGACGTCCTGATTTGTGGTGCCGGTGCCGCGGGCCTGACCCTGGCAATCGACTTGGCGCGGCGCGGGGTGAACTTTGCCCTTATCGAAAAGCGTCCCGCTGCCTTTTTAGGCTCGCGCGGCAAGGGCATACAGCCTCGCACCCAGGAGGTCTTCGAAGATCTCGGAATCCTGGACCGGGTGATGGCCGCAGGTGGTAGCTACCCTAATATCCGCAAATACGCGCCCAATGGCAGTCACGTTGACCAGCCGGTATCCATCGCTGCCGAGCCCACACCAGCAGAGCCCTACTGCCTTGCGTTGATGATTCCCCAATTCAAGACCGAGGCGATCTTGCGCGAACGCTTGATCGAACTGGGGCATGCGCCAGCGTTTGGTGTCGAGCTGACGGCAATGGTGGTCGGGACCTACGGTATCAATGCCATACTCGCAACCGCGGATGGCGAGCACCCCCTACAGGCCCGGTACCTGGTGGGCGCCGATGGCGGGCGCAGCTTTGTGCGCAGTACCTTGGGGATTGATTTTGCGGGCAAGACCCTGGGCGTGCGAGCGATCGTGGCCGATGTGGAATTGGATGGACTGTCGCGCGATGTGTGGCACCAGTTTGAGGGCGGGGGCGCAGGCCCATTGGCTATCTGCCCGTTGGCCGGCACCGACCTGTTCCAGATCCAGGCGCCTGTTCCTTTAGAGGGCGAGATTGACCTCTGCGCGGCGGCGCTGACCGAACGCGTTGCCCTGCACACCGGGCGCACGGACATCACCGTTAATTCAGTCGTCTGGTCCTCCACCTACAGCATGAATGCCAGGCTCGCCGAGCGTTACCGGGATGGCCCGGTATTTCTGGTCGGCGATGCGGCGCATGTTCATCCGCCTACCGGCGGACAGGGCCTCAACACGAGCGTCCAGGACGCCTACAACCTGGGCTGGAAGTTGGCCGCAGTATTGGCCGGCGCACCAGAGGCCCTACTCGAAACCTACGAAACTGAGCGTCGGCCGGTGGCCGAAGACGTGCTCGGCCTGTCCACGCGCCTGCTTGCAGGCTTCAAGACTGGCGACAACAGGCGGCCCCGTGAAGCTCAGCAGCTGGATATCGGCTATCGGCACTCACCGTTATCGCTCCCGTCGCAGGCTGCCGACAGCAAGCTCGCGCCAGGCGATCGTGCACCCGATGCCATCGTGCGACGCGCAAGCGGCAGCCCAACGCGTTTATTCAACCTGTTCCAAGGCACCCATTGGACCTTGCTGGTCAATGGCCCCTCGAACTTCGCGCCACGCACGGGCCTGCACATCCACAGCATCGGGCCCGGGTCGGAGATCGAAGATCACCTGGGCCAATTCGCCCGGTGCTACAGCCTCGATGAAGGCTGCGCCGTGCTGGTCAGGCCGGATGGCTATCTGGCAGGTTTCTTCAGCAAAGATCAGCCGGCTGCGTTGGGTGCCTACCTGTCCCGCCATACGCATTCGACGCTGATTGGCGGGTAA